The genomic DNA GTAGTTTCAGGTGAGACACGCACTTCGTAATAAGCAAGTGGATTCTTTACTTTTTCATTATCAAACGCTTTATATGCATTGAACCAGTCATTGTCCGTTGCGGGCATCGTCGATACTGCTGACACAGTCCCTTTCGCTTTTGGTTCAACACCTTCTCCCTTCACCAACACCCGGTTTCCTGCAACAATTTGTTGCCATTCGTGATTTTTGGCATAGGTCACAATGTCTTTTTGTGAACTGTAGATGTCAACTGCAAGTGTAGAGCCACGGCGTACCACATCCGAAACAACCCCTTCTACTGGGCTAACGAGCGCGGGATGTGATGGGTTTTGAGATAACTGTGTATCAATGACAATTAGCTGCCGCTCCAAATCTGCGAGTTCACGTTCAGCTGCGGATATCGCTTGTGCAAACGCACCTTCTTCCTTAATATCCACTTCAACATCAACATTAAAGCCTACCGCTACCTTCGTATCTGCATCATTTTTACCGAGCGTATCTTTTCGATTCGTATTCGCAGTACTAGCAGACTTCATTTTTCTCAACTGTGATTCAAGGTCCGCAATCACTCTTCGTGCCGAGGACTGCTGCTGTAGAATCGCTTCTCGTTCCGCTCTCCAAACAGCCAATTGTCCTTCTGCTTGTTCAGTTTGCAAACTGGCAAGCTCTTGACCAATGATCACTTGATCGCCTTCCTTGACCAACCATGAATCGACAACATCCTCATTGCCAACATACACCGTATACGTTTCTGCAGGTGCAACAAAGCCTTCTTTAGCAATTTTCTCGCGGTAATTGCCGCTAGTCATACGCTCATGATCCTTGACATATACTGACTTCGGAATCACACTCTTGTCCGAAAATATCAAGTACAAATTCACGGTTAGACACGCAATAACGGCGATACCAATCGCAATGTTCATTACCTTATTCATGCCCAACACCTCCT from Sporosarcina sp. FSL K6-1522 includes the following:
- a CDS encoding efflux RND transporter periplasmic adaptor subunit, which encodes MNKVMNIAIGIAVIACLTVNLYLIFSDKSVIPKSVYVKDHERMTSGNYREKIAKEGFVAPAETYTVYVGNEDVVDSWLVKEGDQVIIGQELASLQTEQAEGQLAVWRAEREAILQQQSSARRVIADLESQLRKMKSASTANTNRKDTLGKNDADTKVAVGFNVDVEVDIKEEGAFAQAISAAERELADLERQLIVIDTQLSQNPSHPALVSPVEGVVSDVVRRGSTLAVDIYSSQKDIVTYAKNHEWQQIVAGNRVLVKGEGVEPKAKGTVSAVSTMPATDNDWFNAYKAFDNEKVKNPLAYYEVRVSPETTLESVPFGTNVKADIIVDEALEATSVKEKWLQDFEEKTAFTWKIDNKGLASKVDIVTPFTLKDRAIVTEGLQRGDIAVYAPAFKEYEYAPRVFLSLPSGMPAKEQWRAFGWKNYVKYMLVK